A window of the Podarcis raffonei isolate rPodRaf1 chromosome 4, rPodRaf1.pri, whole genome shotgun sequence genome harbors these coding sequences:
- the TIMM10B gene encoding mitochondrial import inner membrane translocase subunit Tim10 B: protein MEQQQQQLRGLRDFLLAYNQMTELCFQRCVSNLNYRALTGEEESCLDGCAGKLVRSNHRLMAAYVRLMPSLVQRRISDYEAAAQEAALPPTEPPALPAPSVVSAS from the exons atggagcagcagcagcagcaactgcgcGGC CTGCGCGACTTCCTGCTGGCCTACAACCAGATGACGGAGCTCTGCTTCCAGCGCTGCGTCTCCAACCTGAACTACCGGGCGCTGACCGGCGAGGAG gAGAGCTGCCTGGACGGCTGCGCGGGGAAGCTGGTGCGCTCCAACCACCGCCTGATGGCCGCCTACGTCCGCCTCATGCCCTCGCTCGTCCAGCGCCGCATCTCCGACTACGAGGCCGCCGCCCAGGAAGCGGCCCTCCCGCCCACGGAGCCTCCCGCCCTGCCGGCGCCCAGCGTGGTCAGCGCCTCCTGA